The DNA sequence GCAAAAGCATCTATTCTCACAGGTATTTCCTAAAGGAAGGGTGTTTTTTTAGAATCTCcggcatttttttgaaaatctccagcattttcaaaaagttctcAGCATTTCGGTAAAAAACTCCAGCTCTTTATCAAAGGGTTCCCTGAATTTCATCTAAGAACACTGGGCCTGCCTCTACAAGCAAAGAGGAAGCTCTAAAACAGCTGCAGACACTCTCCCATAAACCTGAACGCCGTTCCCCAAAAGAGACTAGAATAAGGCAAATTCAACTTCCCTGAGTGCATCCGTGGGAATAAGTCTTCTAAGGTTTACCAGAGAGAAAAGGACTTTCCTTAATTTAAGGACAAGGTATGACACATGTTTACTCCGACTTGAGGTAGTATCAAAGATTAATCCTAGGTATTTAGCCTCCTCTACCACTTTTATATTGACAAACTGATCACTTTTAACGGAAAGACAAAGCAGTACACAAAGAAGActtggggagtatggagcgatcctattggttgaaattggtggtcCCTATAGAGCAAGAAAGGAAATGATCCACTAACTGTGGGGTCTATTGAGGTTGCCATGAGTTTGTCCATCGCTTAGGTACCTCttgtgtccattgcaaccacccgcatcAACCCATAGGATTGCATCATTtccctcttgtcttctttgtacatcgctatgtctatcaattttgatAATTAGCCCGCGGCCCTGAGACCCCATCTCAACTCTTCAACGCGCAGTTCTCAATCGGCGTGGGAGCTTGAGCATAAAATTGACCCCAACCCAATCTCCACATCGCTGAACTTGAACAATTCATTTGCTCGGGGATAATACATCTTTTAAAAGACAGAATTTAAATACGTCTCGTCTGTTCAATGCCTTTCAACAGACTGTGAAGGTTTGTAATCCAATGAGTAACAGGATCATTGCCAGCGCCGGAGTAAAACTACTGACCAAAGGTAAAGGTATGAGCACGGTAACTTACTTTGACTTTGAGTTCATGAATCTTGCAGTCATTCTTAGGTAAATTGGACACAATTAACGCTGAAACAAGAAGGAAATTGCTTATTATCCTAAAATCCATcttatttgtttgtttattgacaCGAAACAGCACTTCTAACctcaaaaagtcaaaattggGAAAGCAGGGTTACCGTAATgttcaaatcaaaaatttcCGAGGAGGTCAGTTTGAAATCTCAAAGCAACGTTAAATTCTCTGATTAGTGTCTTATctaaagtgtttaaaaatctctcaaCTTCTCTTcatgattgaaataaaaaacacgGATTGTTAGTGATTTTCACCTGCCAATAATTTCATGATTGCATTTTTGGTTTGCGCTTTGTTGTCAGTCCAGGGCAAACCTGctagaaatttgatttttggcGGTTCTGCAATTTAAGCGCTGGCATAAAAACTTTGCTCTATACAATGTTAAAGTTCAGAAATTGCTTCAGGAAATGTTCTGTTATTGGAATGATCCACGTTCTACCATTACCAGGTGAGCCCAAGAGCACGATTACTTTGTCATCATAAGTCGAGTAATGTAACGCTTAAGCACTGACTACTATTTTCCAATTTCTTGTAATTGTGCATTATTGCATCTATAAGATATCACTCGACAAGATTAGCCTAGATGCATCTAGGATAATCTTGTCAAGTCATATTATTTTTCCTACTTATGAGATGAAAAAACAGAGATGTTTACATACCTATTTTTCTGCCTGAGCATGCAGAACTCACTTGATTTCATGCATACAAAACCGACGTAACAAAAAGCAATCGATGGCTAAAGCCGAAAAATGCGTAAGTATCCCAAATGGCAAGTCGATTTATCATTGTCAAGGTTTATTATTGCAGAGAATAACTATCCACACTATCCGTCTCTCCTCTGCAATGTTAGGTACCcacgttaatttttttcactcattctaAAGAAGTCAcataaaattgcaaggaaacattTTAGCAGGTTTCCTTAATTAATACAACATAATTGGAGATTTTTTAATACTGCAATTGGGAGACATACTTTTCCCATTCAGCCAACGCGATGCAGATATGAGACAGGCTGATCTGTCGAGGAATATCTGTTTGACCATTTCGCATCAAAATTTAAGCAATATAAGTAATGAGACTCTTATCCACATTTCGTAAAATTTGTGGGTTTTTTTTGTTGGCTATTTGTTTTGCTTGTGGCAAATACCTACTGCAAAAATgcacagaaattttgaaatattgcaaATGAGTTACTTGGTTTAGCCATCAATCCGTAGTTGTCCTCAGTGCAGATAGTATGAAAGGCTGGGAGTATGTACTTCACAAATTTCGAAAGTAAATTGTTATTAAGATGAAAACATGTAAATTAATAATACTTACAAATTGTACATAAGTAAAACAaactaattttttcctcttttttccaggCACTCCCAATTTCTCAGGTTCCATCACCGACATTATTGAGGTTGCAAAGAAGGAGGCATTAATCTATAAAAATGAACAAGTGGTAAGTAAGGTCTAAAAATGAAGCCCATTTTGTTAAGAGAAAACGTTACATTTAGAATGCGGCTCCAATTATAATTCTGGGCGCTTGTTGACAGTGGAACCAAATAAAACAGGTACTTACAGAAATTTGGTACACAACAAACTACTCATCACACTCTATTTTGAGGCAGGAAAACTAAacttgaaaatgtaaaattgccGTGAATCTTAGTACAGTGTTGTGATGTATTCTACAAACTCTTATCATTTCCTCCTTTTGCAGGATGGTGTTCTTATCGAAAACATGCACGACATTCCGTACCTGAAGGCAAAGAGTTTGACACCTGAAACGACAGCGTTCATGACTAGAGTCGCAACAGAAGTTAGAAATATTTTGCCAAAATCGGTCAAGTGCGGCGTCCAGGTGAGAATTTCCAGCGTCACCGTTAAAATTCTTTCAGAAGGTGTGATAATAAAGATGGATTTACAGTAAAGGCAAAAAAGTTTTGATAATGAATCCAATAATTGATAAATTCAAGACCTCTGAACTTCATTTTCTTCTAATAATGGTACCAATCTTTTTAAATAACATCCTTCGAAAAGCTTACTGAGAATTTGGGAGTAAAGAGTAAGGATGGTAGGATGATGCATTATCATGAGCTTTTCCAGGTTCAGGTAATACAATAATCTCTGCAATTTTCCATGCTTTTGGGAAGTATCCTTGTTCTAAAattgtattcaaaatttcagctattttagcAATAGCTCTAAAGTTGTGCAAATTATCTGTGGATCTACTGATGTTTGttttgtgtatttttcagagattttgaaCTGCAGAAATGgtgtaaatttacaattttctttgGGCCATTTTGAGACCTGAATATGATGGCttgaaataaaacaataaaacaaatctttttctcaaaacagcattttttgaaactaaaaatCCACAGACTTTAAACTGTCATATAActtctaaaatattttatgtCCAAAGATGGTTGTAAAATACACCTCTTAGCAATGGTACCAAAAATTCATCTGTAAACAGTCACATAGTGATGGCCAAAATGCATAATCATGTACCTCCATTGTAGTGTTTCAAATTTcgttccgctcctattttattttttcaaagagaaacgaggcaacttcatacagcttgaaatttgtacagaatattctgctgacagagaagaaaaatcaaggaagttttttagaaattatgattactagttttccaaagaaaaaataaagtatgacaagaaatctgcaacgttgcaaacggagatacaagTATTCGCACTTTGACCATTGATATTAAACAATTTATTGTTAGGTTTAGCATCAGTGCTATATTGGAGGCTACTATACCTAGGtggtaacttttttttatcgtaGGTTTTAGCTGGTGGAAATTTGCAAGCTTTAGCCGTTGCTCAAGCAGCTGAGTTGGACTTCCTCCGGGCAGAAGGTTTTGTTTTCGGTCACGTTGCAGATGAGGGTTATATTGATGCCTGCGCCGGCGAGCTGTTGCGATATCGCAAGAGACTAGACGCAGAAAATATTCTCATCTTCACAGacataaagaaaaaacacaGGTAGCCTTTTCGAGTACacaatttctgaaagtttttcTAGACTTTTAGGATCATGGGGCCAATTCTGCTCCGTCGGTCAAGACACAATTTACTGCTTGACAATCATTAATAATTCTGAGGAAGTGTTTCGAACTTGCCGACTTTCTCTGGACCATTAGGTGAACTATCAAAAAACAATAATACTCAATTCTCTTCAATGGTTTTCCACTCCAATCTGGCACTAGACCAGAATTGTTGTGCAATAATCTAGAAATCAATTCGCATTGTTTattaactgatttttctttttaatttacaGTTTGCATTTATTGTTACATACATTCCCTACGAAAAGAGCCCTGGAATATCTTTGAAATTTCGTacgttttttatcatttttattttaaaaaacgagtccaaatttaatttactaTTTAAGTTGAACAtagattattaaaattttgaatttctattTTTAGCTCTCATGCAATAACAGGGGACATATCATTGGTAGAGACAGCACACGctgctgaattttttcaaagtgatgGAATCATACTGACGGGAGTTGCTACTGGATCTCCAGCggataaaaatcaattaaaggGTAATTTCTAAATCAATTAAAGGGTAATTTCTAAATCAATTAAAGGGTAATTTCTAAATCAATTAAAGGGTAATTTATAAATCATACAGAGGAGCCgtttacttgaaaaaaaggCTTACTGAAAACATacgttcaaaaattaaatttaaaaataatccgTAATTAGCcttttttttatggaaacaaCACAATTCTctgtttgatgtttcaaaaatgtgcCATGGATACTCGGCTTAACTAGAAGTCTAAagtctgtaaattttaaaattttgatgacagACACAAAACTGCGAATAGattccacgccaaataagtttccgcacttttagactgcaacaGAGGATCGTCTGATGTCAGTTTAGCTTGGAAAGTAAacccaaaaatcacgatggtGGACTTCTTGTCACAGTTGAAAAGTGCACAAACTTATTTGGTGTGGACTGAACaaacaaacttttgctagaaaaCTACGGGCtaatagttgaaattgataaacaaagccatagacaaagaagacaaaaaagatgtagAGGGATCCTGTTagtgaagcgggtggttgtaccTAATAGACAAAAATGGTAGGTATTAGACTAACTAATgacaacccacgggagacccgatagttagctcatcttttttccctttgtctaaaagaaccatccatttcaaccaatgagcGTGCTttatactccccatgtcttttttgtctatcaatttcaatgatcagccctcAGTATTGTTACAGccactcaaaaaaattatattatatGAAACATGGTTTGtaaatttcctgattttgaaatatttatattttcccctgatagatttttttctatttggtTTTTATCTAGATTTGAAATCAAACGCAGAAGTTCCGGTGATAATTGGATCCGGGGTGgatattgacaatattgaagATTACATAGAGGCAGATGCTTTCATTATTGGATCTCACTTCAAAGAGGAAAACAAGTAAGAGTGATACCCACCTCTTTGCGAGTTAAATAAGTGAACAAATGGGCAGATTTAATGGGAGTAAGCCCAACTCCATGAGATGTTGCCTGATTTTCtatcatgttttatttattgaacAGAAAACTAGGCAACGTTGGAGCATGAAACTTTGTGAGTGTATTCTTCATAAGTGAAGGTAAATTCACAGAGAGCTGAAAGGTGTTAATAGGTAGTTTAGCtctcttttagaaaaataaaacatgaaagaaaaataggGAACGTCAAATGCAGTTAGGCTCATTCTGCTTAAATCTGTCCAAGTGATACACTAAAAGAAGCTAAGTGAGACAAAAAGATAATAAATTAATGGGGGAAAAATTGTCCGTTTCTCCAAAGTACATTTGTTGTCACATGTTATATATTTAAAAGTCTCTTTCAGGTTAGGTCTAGAGGATCCCTAATTTTTTGAAGAGGGGTCTTATCGAAAGCTTTGAGACACAtataaacaacaaaaaaatcgcaaattccaattttctgaAAGATAAAATGTTTGATTGTTACAATTTTCGTCCATAATTAGCTAAGAACTGGAAATTTAGAGTGTTAAGACTGAAAAAGCAGTAAATTTTACACCACTAAAGCACAATGAGATTGATGTTTATTTATTGTATTTAATTAATGATATACCAACTGTTTCCAGATGGCAGAATAAGTTACAGCCTAAGAAAATTGCCGAATTCAtggcaaaaattaataaactgAGGTAGCACATTACAATCCAGTCATTTCTTCCGGATAAGCAAgtgcaaaaatattgaaaaggagttgaaaaacattcaaaatgagtcaagagaaaagtagaaaaaatgtattcttcataattttcatgataaaacagaatgtgtaaaatttttgttacgatatgaaataaaatttggaaagatAGTCTTTCCATAACAGATAATCGTTTTGTCAATGGTGTGTAAGTTTCCTCATTTTCCCAAGGAAATTTTTTGGGCGTACAAAATTTAAACTTAAGGGAACAGGGATCAATGTTTTATacttcttttgttttctattGGAACAATTATACGCGTGTTAaccgattaaaaaaaattgactcaaaatgatcataaaataaaacatgagaaaaaagtaaaaaaataaactcaaaaTCATCATGAATATTTGAGTTAACACCAtcgattgtaaaaaaaaaaaaaaaaatacagagaaaaaactaagaatttaaGACTTTCTGTACATGTAACAAATAATtgaatcaataattttaaaggATTGGAGTCAAAACAATCGTGGAAAAATTGAGTGCAGGGGATCATAAAAAACTGATAAAGAGAGGAAATGGCCTGCTTGGGACTTTATGAAGTCTCaaataaaatcaaacaatgatcgtaaaaaaatggaggaaaatcgaTGCTATAAAAATTGACGAAGAGAAAGAACTACACATTAGAAATATTAAAACTTCTCTGATACAGCTAAAAATTCTGCGTTTGATTAAATTTATCCAAACCTtgagttgaaataaaataaaattcaatgtCGCATCTTCATCTGATGTAAAAATGAGAAAGATAggcaaaaaaaatatcacaagaaTAAACTTATGaactaaataaaaaaagtgATTTTAACTTGGACTGTTAAAattctttttccattaattGAGAACAGAGATCTTCAAGATGATTCATAACTGTTACAACAAATGAAAGGAAGACAAAATCGATTGGGCCACTGAGATccatcattaattttgaacatttgaaaTGATGACAacaggaataaaaatatttctgcGCTGAACCCAAACAGTAGAACTGTCAGCTGATATCATAGGTCTGTATATGTATGAATCAGATTTGAgcaattttaaatataaaaattcaatgaggaagaaaatttaaaaaattgacttagtACATCGCATTTTCAAAAGTGATATGACTGctttacgaaagaaaaaaatccgaagTCCAAAGTGAATTGAGCTTAAAAATTTCCAGACGAGCGATTTTCTCACACATTTCCTGAGACATCCCATTCATCTGAGCCACttaaatgccaatttttaatttaattttccagaGAGAATTGCTTTGCAGCAAATTTCCTTACCTACAATAAGAATATCTACTATCTCCAGATTTTCCAAACCTGTATATACCTAAAATTTGCTTGCGTCTCCTTCAGAGTTGAAAGATCCAGTCTACAAAAATGGCAAGccatggtcaaaaattgagcattgagtcattaaaaaaaaaaaaaaaaacatgtatatcTTGAACAGTAATTAAGCGTCTCGTTGGAAAAGAACGTAATTTTTCACTGTGTTCCCGAAGTCTGCGACAAGTTTTTTTGCACTGGCGTAGTATCGTTGActccaagagaaaatattttcattttgatttgctGCTGCATCAGTGTCATTAGCTTTTTGTCCATTGGTTTTAGCGACGCTCTTTtcattctgagaaaaaaaaccaatacaGTCAAACAACAGGGATTCACTATGAACTTGCAAATAGAGTTAACCATTTTTTTTGGTGAGGAGACTAATACTGTCTGGATAATGAAGCAGAAAAACACTTCTGTTACAATCaacgagaaaaaagattttagcccaaaaaaatttaaaatttagttggaaaaattaccaaaaaaattcgTCTGAAAATACAGATAGGATTATTCAATGTTtcgagttaaaaaaatgttgttttgagaaaaaacaattGGTCAAAACCTCTAATTTTCATGTTCAGGGTTCCAAATTGCCAGATTAAACGATGAAAACGCAACTTGCAGCCCTTTGTTGGTGCAGAAATGACTTAAACTGCTGGTACCTTATTCTGTGGAATATGGAGCATATTTTTTGTCTGATTCTAAGACCAAACTCGACTGACATctctcccctaaaattttctaaTGTGCCTTTCCTTGTGGATGATcatataattggactgcattttgcaattaagaataACTCCATAAAAATACGTATCTACAACAGAAAACTGATTGCACAAATGCCGTTtctaaaataagtaaaaaattgtaagacTTAGTCCAGTTCTTTGCGGCGTTTAAGATGAGTATCTGCCTGGAGTGGAGAAAATGCCCGATTACGAGCCCCGGCGGGCGCTTGAAAATGTGGATaagccccccaaaatttggaagaggggaaaattttgaagggttcATGGTcgaaaatgaacgaaaaacagaaaaaaagtcatCTTTTTTCAGATTGTTGGGAAATATTCGggaaaattgatgagaaaaatgtggaaaaccgGCGGGCGGGCGCATGAAAATGGGGAAGCTTGGAAGATTTTGCACCTCTGGTTCTgcttcaggtgaaatttttaattctttcctAAACAGACGGATTTGAATAAAATGAACCTAACACCACCAAACATTGCCAAATGTTCtctgatattttaattttcaagcaaaaaacTAAGCAACGCTGAAACTTGAAATCTTGTGCTTACATTCTTCATGACCTACGGTAAGTTCTCAGTTTTGAATGCTTTCAGTAGTTCAGTTctccaataaaaaaataaaacatgagataACTAAGAATTGTCAAACCCATCTAGCAGTTAAATCTGTTCGATCCGCATGAGCTCTTAAGGCTAATTAATTTGTTTCTGCATTGTAGAAACCTCATATGCTAATAAAGAACTACTAAAGATAGGGAAATTATAATCTTggaatagttaaaataatgGCTTTGAATTAACGAATATTTACCAAATAATTGCTGCTGCGGGCAGAGATGCAGTTACCATCCAACTTCATGAGTTTCAGCGGGTTAGGGACACTTGGGCAAGCGTTCTGCGGAACGTGATTATTTTCCTCCTGGAAATCAAACTTCTGATTAATTACTAGGTCACAATTTACGCTAGTTCGATTATTTTGCATAACTCTGATGCTTTCAAcaatagttttttatttatcttgaAAGTTTGTTCATCTTGTTCATTTTGCGatcatttttttgagaaaaaacactaaattcACTTGGAATGAATAAGAGTTGCAGATGTTTcaatcaaaaatgttgacatccACCACCCTCCAGTTtgttaaaacataaaataattcaaaatcaacacatgcatttttaataatttatagtttattgaaatattttctattTCGTTTGAAACTGGACTTGTATTCCTGCAGACAATTTAAGATCAAATTTAATCAAGTGAAATCATGTATCTTAATTGCcatgtctcaaaatttttgatgtaATTACTTTTCCAACAGCAAACAAATCAACGATGCAACTTAAAATTCTTACAGAGAGTAACTTCagaataataaagaaaaaattgggcacaatttcaggccttgaaaaagacatttttctgttgagaaaaTAGAGTGCTTCAGACAATTTTGATGTGAAACTTTCTGGAAAACATGTACTGCAAAGGATTTTGACCCTGTCTAGCATTCTGTTCAGAGCAAAACGTATCAACAGACAAGGTGGccagcaaaatttcattttatcctTCCCTGACTTCTAATGAATTTCCTGACCTACTGTCATCGGAAACACCGGAGAGCGCTACCCAGTTAGCACAACAACGAGATCAACTGGCCTGTCACGGATCCAATTTCTATGTGGAACCCAGCTccacaaaaaattccctgaccgttgacgaaattccctgactaatCCCTTATTTTTCCCGGTCGAGTTGCATTCCCTGATTTTACCCAATTTCATGGGTCCCTAGCCACCCCgaacagaaataaaaatattataaaaatgatgaaatttatgAATTAGACTTATAAGGAGCGACTAAACAGGGTATGAAATTAGGCATTAAAGCACATTTTCCTATGCGAAAATTTCGAGCGAAACACATCAGCCCATTGCCATgccattcattttcattttcctggCTTTGTCACGCCATTTAAATCTCTAAGGAATACTTACAGGAATGGGCCCCAACATTTTCCTCTTCCGACAGAGACGGTCGGTTTTGCTGTCGTTCTGGGTCAGAAACTTGTTCAGATCTTTTCGCCTGAGTGGAAATCGCGAGCTGCTTTTCTTGCGAAGCGTCAGAAGATTTTCTTTATactgaaaaaagaacaaaaagtaaaaataacgATGAAAATAAAGAGGTCCAATGAATTAGCATCTGTTAACGGATTGTTTTGACCctcgatttgaaaaaaaagttatttggaACAATGGAAAGAGTgttttaggcaattttttaaGTCCATGTTAACTACAGGCATATCTCATCATAACGTTTTCGAGAGGgaaataaaaggaggaaagCGTTTCCAGTAGACATTATATGAAGCAATGCTGTAAAGAGAAACAATGAGCCAGGACTTGACTAAATGAACTCTATTTCCGGGAATTTATTTTATCCAGAGACAACAACTGTAATGTTGATACTTTTTTACAACATTTCCTTTtttgacttttccctgacttttgagAGTAATAAATTTTGTAGCGAacaaatcattgaaattgatggacaaagctatagacaaagagaacaaaataaatatggagggatcctattagtggaagcaggtggttgcaatagacaaaggaggtaggtaatagactaaccaacagcaacccacgagagaccctatagttggtCTAATATTTTCTCTGTTATTCTTTAGGAGCcccccatttcaaccaataggatcactctatactccctgtgtcttctgtGTCTATCACTTAgtcaatttcaatgattagGCTGCTGGGCATTTtgaggaaatatttttctcagactTCTCTCTGTTTCCAACGTCTCGGGAAAATTTTGGCTTCTTATTACAGAATACATTTTTCTGtacgcagggtgtctagcaattttcgaattaaataattccctgacatttcccagactaaaaggaaaaaattcctaattttttgaaatgtttgaactgattagatgtaagtaagaatttttttcatgttttagaaATATAATGTTATACctaaatagagcaaaatatatgACGCTTAAACTAGTGCGTgatatttttgcctcatttttaaaatttaagacatTGGCAGAAATTCTGGTAGAAATTTTGGTAGAGATTTCCGCAAGAGTAAAATTCGCAaaagattttccggaaattccgtgGTTTTTGATTTCCTGAcacccaaaaaaattccctgacataacCCAGTTCtcccggtcgct is a window from the Bemisia tabaci chromosome 10, PGI_BMITA_v3 genome containing:
- the LOC109036039 gene encoding uncharacterized protein F13E9.13, mitochondrial, which codes for MLKFRNCFRKCSVIGMIHVLPLPGTPNFSGSITDIIEVAKKEALIYKNEQVDGVLIENMHDIPYLKAKSLTPETTAFMTRVATEVRNILPKSVKCGVQVLAGGNLQALAVAQAAELDFLRAEGFVFGHVADEGYIDACAGELLRYRKRLDAENILIFTDIKKKHSSHAITGDISLVETAHAAEFFQSDGIILTGVATGSPADKNQLKDLKSNAEVPVIIGSGVDIDNIEDYIEADAFIIGSHFKEENKWQNKLQPKKIAEFMAKINKLR